Proteins encoded within one genomic window of Saccharopolyspora pogona:
- the idi gene encoding isopentenyl-diphosphate Delta-isomerase, with the protein MEQVVLLDESGQAIGVEDKAIVHHQDTPLHLAFSCYVFNDRGEFLLTQRAHHKRTFPSVWTNTCCGHPAPKEDMKAAITRRLGEELGLTVRGLELVLPGFQYRATMPNGVVENEKCPVFVAFTEDTPQPNPDEVAETRWVDWKEFSAEVLADETEVSAWCALQVRQLVELGPEPAQWPKGAAADLPPAAHVS; encoded by the coding sequence GTGGAACAGGTAGTTCTGCTCGACGAATCCGGTCAAGCGATCGGGGTCGAGGACAAGGCGATCGTGCACCACCAGGACACACCGCTGCACCTGGCCTTCTCCTGCTACGTGTTCAACGACCGGGGCGAGTTCCTGCTGACCCAGCGGGCGCACCACAAGCGCACCTTCCCGAGCGTGTGGACCAACACCTGCTGCGGCCACCCGGCACCCAAAGAGGACATGAAGGCGGCGATCACCCGGCGGCTCGGCGAGGAGCTCGGGCTCACCGTGCGCGGCCTGGAGTTGGTGCTGCCCGGCTTCCAGTACCGCGCCACGATGCCCAACGGCGTGGTGGAGAACGAGAAGTGCCCGGTTTTCGTCGCCTTCACCGAGGACACCCCGCAGCCCAACCCTGACGAGGTCGCCGAAACCCGCTGGGTGGACTGGAAGGAATTCAGCGCGGAGGTCCTCGCGGACGAGACCGAGGTGTCCGCATGGTGCGCGCTGCAGGTCCGCCAACTGGTCGAGCTCGGCCCGGAACCGGCCCAGTGGCCCAAGGGCGCCGCGGCCGACCTGCCCCCCGCCGCGCACGTGAGCTGA
- a CDS encoding zinc-binding dehydrogenase, translating into MHAIRQYEFGPAEVLRYEEVPDPHPGPGQVRIAVAAAGVHVVDTSIRQGGQRGPFPQPDLPMTPGREAAGVVDELGAGVDVEWLGRRVVAHLGMASGGYAELAVREVEALQVLPDGADFDAAVAMIGTGRTTMSILRTARPTAGDVVLVTSAAGGIGALAVQYARNIGATVVGAAGGAAKVAKVRELGADIAVDYTAPDWAQSVREALDGRAVSLVLDGAGGEYGRAAFDLLGPDGRITMYGKEFGEHQFTSDDLLARALAAKVALGPNLLKVPGGMRTLENEALAALADGSLRPLVGPPFALAEAAKAHAALENRETYGKVVLRPTP; encoded by the coding sequence ATGCACGCGATTCGGCAGTACGAGTTCGGCCCCGCGGAGGTCCTCCGCTACGAGGAGGTGCCCGACCCGCACCCCGGCCCCGGGCAGGTGCGCATCGCGGTCGCCGCCGCCGGCGTGCACGTCGTCGACACCTCGATCCGGCAAGGGGGCCAGCGGGGCCCCTTCCCGCAGCCCGACCTGCCGATGACACCCGGCCGCGAGGCGGCCGGGGTGGTCGACGAGCTCGGCGCGGGCGTCGACGTGGAATGGCTGGGGCGGCGCGTGGTCGCCCACCTCGGCATGGCCAGCGGCGGCTACGCCGAGCTGGCGGTCCGCGAAGTCGAGGCGCTGCAGGTGCTGCCCGACGGCGCCGACTTCGACGCGGCGGTCGCGATGATCGGCACCGGGCGGACCACCATGTCCATCCTGCGCACCGCGCGGCCGACCGCCGGCGACGTCGTGCTGGTCACCTCGGCCGCCGGCGGCATCGGCGCGCTGGCGGTGCAGTACGCCCGCAACATCGGCGCGACCGTGGTGGGCGCGGCCGGTGGGGCGGCCAAGGTCGCCAAGGTGCGGGAGCTCGGCGCCGACATCGCCGTCGACTACACCGCGCCGGACTGGGCCCAGTCGGTCCGCGAGGCCCTCGACGGGCGCGCGGTGAGCCTGGTGCTCGACGGCGCCGGCGGCGAGTACGGCCGCGCCGCCTTCGACCTCCTCGGGCCCGACGGCCGGATCACCATGTACGGCAAGGAGTTCGGCGAGCACCAGTTCACCTCCGACGACCTGCTCGCCCGCGCGCTGGCCGCGAAGGTCGCCCTCGGACCGAACCTGCTGAAGGTGCCCGGCGGCATGCGGACCCTGGAGAACGAGGCGCTGGCCGCCCTCGCCGACGGCAGCCTGCGGCCGTTGGTCGGACCGCCGTTCGCGCTGGCCGAAGCGGCCAAGGCGCACGCCGCCCTGGAGAACCGCGAAACCTATGGCAAGGTGGTGTTGCGGCCGACTCCGTGA
- a CDS encoding IclR family transcriptional regulator has product MGESGGRARGPAKEHRTVSRVTTILETVAADPHGVRLSVLAGALDAPKTSMHGLVKGLVATGYLQEQGGAYLLGPAVGALLPTPGTPLVDAAKPTMQKLRAEFDETVMLGTLVGDSVVYLEAVESTQLIRYSAPLRKRRPLYPTSIGKCMLANLDRTTREAYLRENFPDPDERARVEGELADIAADGVAYNRGETVPDVSAVAGPVVSHRADAGTAAVSIAGPTTRVADRLDEMAAAMRAAVQEITYRLR; this is encoded by the coding sequence ATGGGCGAATCAGGTGGCCGGGCGCGCGGCCCGGCCAAGGAGCACCGCACCGTCAGCCGAGTCACCACCATCCTGGAGACGGTGGCCGCCGATCCGCACGGTGTGCGGCTGAGCGTGCTCGCCGGGGCCCTGGACGCCCCGAAGACCTCAATGCACGGCCTGGTGAAGGGCCTGGTGGCGACCGGGTATCTGCAGGAGCAGGGCGGCGCCTACCTGCTCGGTCCGGCGGTCGGCGCGCTGCTGCCGACCCCGGGCACGCCGCTGGTGGACGCGGCCAAGCCGACGATGCAGAAGCTGCGCGCGGAGTTCGACGAGACCGTCATGCTGGGCACGCTCGTGGGCGACTCGGTGGTGTACCTGGAGGCCGTCGAATCCACCCAGCTCATCCGCTACTCGGCCCCGCTGCGCAAGCGGCGCCCGCTCTACCCGACGAGCATCGGCAAGTGCATGCTGGCGAACCTGGACCGGACCACCCGCGAGGCGTACCTGCGCGAGAACTTCCCCGACCCCGATGAGCGGGCCCGGGTCGAGGGCGAGCTCGCGGACATCGCCGCCGACGGGGTCGCCTACAACCGGGGCGAGACGGTGCCGGACGTCTCCGCGGTGGCCGGGCCCGTGGTGTCGCACCGGGCCGACGCCGGCACCGCCGCGGTGTCGATCGCCGGGCCGACGACGCGGGTGGCCGACCGGCTCGACGAGATGGCCGCCGCGATGCGCGCGGCGGTCCAGGAGATCACCTACCGCCTCCGCTGA
- a CDS encoding M20/M25/M40 family metallo-hydrolase, translated as MSGAEDEVVDLCRDLIRIDTSNPASNERAAAEYVAAKLAEVGVESTLVESAPGRASVIARIEGEDPTRGALLMHGHLDVVPADASEWTFDPFGGEIHDGCLWGRGAIDMKDFDAVILAVAREIARTGRKPPRDIVFGFLADEEDGGKFGSHWLVRNRPELFDGVTEAITEGGGVSFDLGNGQRLYPIENAQRGQAWLRLIATGRAGHGSSPNDENAVTDLAESLARIGRHRFPVRLIEPVRVLLERAAELLGADFDPSDVDGSLKKMGPVADLVDVILRNSANPTMIEGGYQTNVIPGRATAAVDGRFLPGHEQELLDTIDSLLLPSVRREFIHHDVAMQTEFSGTLVDAMCAAIRAEDPDGHPAPYCNAGGTDNKAFATIGINGFGFKALRVPPDLPYSRMFHGVDERIPLESLRFSTRVMQRLLQTC; from the coding sequence ATGAGCGGGGCCGAGGACGAGGTCGTCGACCTGTGCCGGGACCTGATCCGCATCGACACCTCCAACCCGGCCAGCAACGAGCGCGCGGCGGCCGAATACGTCGCGGCGAAGCTCGCCGAGGTCGGCGTGGAGTCCACATTGGTCGAGAGCGCGCCTGGGCGGGCCAGCGTGATCGCCCGCATCGAAGGCGAAGACCCGACGCGGGGCGCGCTGCTGATGCACGGCCACCTCGACGTAGTGCCAGCGGATGCGAGCGAGTGGACCTTCGACCCGTTCGGCGGGGAGATCCACGACGGTTGTCTGTGGGGTCGCGGCGCGATCGACATGAAGGACTTCGACGCCGTCATCCTCGCGGTGGCGCGGGAAATCGCCCGCACCGGGCGGAAACCGCCGCGGGACATCGTGTTCGGCTTCCTCGCCGACGAGGAGGACGGCGGCAAGTTCGGCTCGCACTGGCTGGTGCGCAACCGGCCGGAGCTCTTCGACGGGGTCACCGAGGCGATCACCGAGGGCGGCGGCGTGTCGTTCGACCTGGGCAACGGCCAGCGGCTGTACCCGATCGAGAACGCCCAGCGCGGCCAGGCGTGGCTGCGGCTGATCGCCACCGGCCGGGCCGGGCACGGTTCCTCGCCCAACGACGAGAACGCCGTCACCGACCTCGCCGAGTCGCTGGCCCGCATCGGGCGGCACCGGTTCCCGGTGCGGCTGATCGAGCCGGTGCGGGTGCTGCTGGAGCGCGCCGCCGAACTGCTCGGCGCCGACTTCGATCCGTCCGATGTGGACGGCAGCCTGAAGAAGATGGGGCCGGTGGCCGACCTGGTCGACGTGATCCTGCGGAACTCGGCGAACCCCACGATGATCGAGGGCGGCTACCAGACCAACGTCATCCCGGGTCGCGCCACCGCCGCGGTGGACGGGCGGTTCCTGCCCGGCCACGAGCAGGAGTTGCTGGACACCATCGACTCCCTGCTGCTGCCGTCGGTGCGCCGCGAGTTCATCCACCACGACGTTGCGATGCAGACCGAGTTCTCCGGCACCCTGGTCGACGCGATGTGCGCGGCGATCCGCGCGGAGGACCCGGACGGCCACCCGGCCCCGTACTGCAACGCGGGCGGGACCGACAACAAGGCGTTCGCGACGATCGGCATCAACGGCTTCGGCTTCAAGGCCCTCCGGGTGCCGCCGGACCTGCCGTACTCGCGGATGTTCCACGGCGTGGACGAGCGGATTCCGCTGGAATCGCTGCGGTTCTCCACGCGGGTGATGCAGCGACTGCTGCAGACCTGCTGA
- a CDS encoding cytosine permease — MAATQSTEAQPGKQIGSDDYSLRRVPQDARYGFGSMLLQWLGQSGSLSQFVLGASLGIAMGFWDAFWAFTLGAVLLEIVIFLVGLAGQREGLAMTMLTRFAGFGRNGSALVSLVIAMSMIGWFGVQNGIFGKSMQSLVGGPVWAWCAISGVVLTVLVIYGFKYMMVLAKIAVPLFFALVAWSVVSTLSQHSIGELIAREPTAAAMSIPAAATIVAGGFMSGAVVAPDMTRYNRKGWHVLLQSSCSMILSEYIVGMTGVLLGQLVGSKDVTSIVLSTSGFAGLVIVILSTAKINDWNLYASSLGVVNFVDTVFGKRLHRASVTLVIGVLGTVLSAVGFLEHFTDFLKILGVAIPPIGGIIVAEYWVARRMRGELDRTRPSGTLPDKVATWVPATLVVWVAGFAVGYFVDAGIPALNALLTGFLLYTVLSFAGLVRPVGTSTLEGPKS, encoded by the coding sequence ATGGCCGCGACGCAATCCACCGAAGCCCAGCCGGGCAAGCAGATCGGCAGCGACGACTACTCGCTGCGCCGCGTCCCGCAGGACGCGCGCTACGGGTTCGGGTCGATGCTGCTGCAGTGGCTCGGGCAGTCCGGCTCGCTGTCCCAGTTCGTGCTGGGCGCCTCGCTGGGCATCGCGATGGGGTTCTGGGATGCCTTCTGGGCGTTCACCCTCGGCGCGGTGCTGCTGGAGATCGTGATCTTCCTGGTCGGCCTCGCCGGGCAGCGCGAGGGGCTGGCGATGACCATGCTCACCCGCTTCGCCGGGTTCGGCCGCAACGGTTCGGCGCTGGTCAGCCTCGTCATCGCGATGAGCATGATCGGCTGGTTCGGGGTGCAGAACGGCATCTTCGGCAAGAGCATGCAGTCGCTGGTCGGCGGCCCGGTGTGGGCGTGGTGTGCGATCTCCGGTGTCGTGCTGACCGTGCTGGTGATTTACGGCTTCAAGTACATGATGGTGCTGGCCAAGATCGCCGTGCCGCTGTTCTTCGCGCTGGTGGCCTGGAGCGTGGTCAGCACGCTGTCGCAGCACTCCATCGGCGAGCTGATCGCCCGGGAGCCGACCGCTGCGGCGATGTCCATCCCGGCGGCGGCGACCATCGTGGCCGGCGGGTTCATGTCCGGCGCGGTCGTCGCCCCCGACATGACCCGCTACAACCGCAAGGGCTGGCACGTCCTGCTGCAGAGCTCGTGCTCGATGATCCTCAGCGAGTACATCGTCGGCATGACCGGCGTGCTGCTCGGGCAGCTGGTCGGCAGCAAGGACGTGACCTCGATCGTGCTGTCCACGTCCGGTTTCGCTGGGCTGGTCATCGTGATCCTGTCCACTGCGAAGATCAACGACTGGAACCTCTACGCGTCCTCGCTGGGCGTGGTGAACTTCGTGGACACGGTGTTCGGCAAGCGCCTGCACCGGGCGTCGGTCACGCTCGTGATCGGTGTTCTCGGCACCGTGCTGTCGGCGGTGGGCTTCCTGGAACACTTCACCGACTTCCTGAAGATCCTGGGCGTGGCGATCCCGCCGATCGGCGGCATCATCGTCGCCGAGTACTGGGTGGCCCGCCGGATGCGCGGCGAACTGGACCGCACCCGCCCGTCCGGCACGCTGCCGGACAAGGTGGCCACCTGGGTGCCGGCGACCCTGGTGGTGTGGGTCGCGGGCTTCGCGGTCGGCTACTTCGTCGACGCGGGCATCCCGGCGCTCAACGCGCTGCTGACCGGTTTCCTGCTCTACACGGTGTTGTCCTTCGCCGGGCTGGTGCGCCCGGTGGGGACCTCGACGCTGGAAGGACCCAAGTCATGA
- a CDS encoding DUF1177 domain-containing protein, producing the protein MLKHVLDVVDLLDDPKITGASVVAYLDAVAGEPGLATSTTVEGHQGTTDFVQVRITGSRGKAAGGDAPTLGVVGRLGGIGARPEVTGFVSDGDGAAAAISTAAKLLSMRARGDVLPGDVLISTHICPDAPTRPHQPVPFMDSPVGIATMNAHEVSDDMDAVLSIDTTKGNRIINHKGLALSPTVKQGWVLRVADRLGTLLETVTGEPLVTYPVTTQDITPYGNGVYHINSILQPATATDAPVVGLAIVVAAAVPGCATGASHETDIAAAARYAVEVAKEFGAGQLTFHDQAEFDHLVARYGSLAHLQTLGSLPAEED; encoded by the coding sequence ATGCTCAAGCACGTCCTGGACGTGGTGGATCTCCTCGACGATCCGAAGATCACCGGCGCCAGCGTGGTCGCCTACCTCGACGCGGTGGCCGGCGAGCCCGGGCTGGCCACCAGCACCACCGTCGAAGGCCACCAGGGCACGACCGACTTCGTGCAGGTCCGCATCACCGGCTCGCGCGGCAAGGCGGCTGGCGGCGACGCCCCGACGCTGGGCGTCGTGGGTCGACTGGGCGGCATCGGCGCCCGCCCCGAGGTGACCGGTTTCGTCTCCGACGGCGACGGCGCCGCCGCGGCCATCTCGACCGCGGCGAAGCTGCTGTCCATGCGCGCCCGCGGCGACGTGCTGCCCGGCGACGTCCTGATCAGCACCCACATCTGCCCGGACGCCCCGACCCGGCCGCACCAGCCGGTGCCGTTCATGGACTCCCCGGTCGGCATCGCCACCATGAACGCCCACGAGGTCAGCGACGACATGGACGCGGTGCTGTCCATCGACACCACCAAGGGCAACCGGATCATCAACCACAAGGGCCTGGCGCTGTCGCCGACGGTCAAGCAGGGCTGGGTGCTGCGGGTCGCCGACCGGCTGGGCACCCTGCTGGAGACAGTCACCGGCGAGCCGCTGGTGACCTACCCGGTGACCACCCAGGACATCACCCCGTACGGCAACGGCGTCTACCACATCAACTCGATCCTGCAGCCGGCCACCGCGACCGACGCACCGGTGGTGGGCCTGGCGATCGTGGTCGCCGCCGCCGTGCCCGGCTGCGCCACCGGCGCCAGCCACGAGACCGACATCGCCGCCGCGGCCCGCTACGCCGTCGAGGTCGCCAAGGAGTTCGGCGCGGGTCAGCTGACCTTCCACGACCAGGCCGAGTTCGACCACCTCGTCGCCCGCTACGGCTCCCTCGCCCACCTGCAGACCTTGGGCTCCCTGCCCGCCGAGGAGGACTGA
- a CDS encoding helix-turn-helix domain-containing protein, whose product MAQVEAVRVLAANLRALRAEQALSLSEVARRSGIAKGTLSQLESGVGNPTIQTVFSLPNTLQVPVSTLLTERIEPDVVLVRSAGLEVLSSNAVDLRMLRRLDLTSSVLEVYDQRVRPGEVQHSHGHPGREHVVVTEGKLRVGPADAPYELGPGDYVCFPAQLPHTYETVGGPVTSVLLLEYQSETDSPMLRHHPGLGQVR is encoded by the coding sequence ATGGCGCAGGTGGAGGCCGTCCGGGTGCTCGCGGCGAATCTGCGGGCGTTGCGGGCCGAGCAGGCGCTGTCGCTGTCCGAGGTGGCGCGGCGGTCCGGCATCGCCAAGGGCACGCTGTCCCAGCTGGAGTCCGGCGTCGGCAACCCGACGATCCAGACGGTGTTCAGTTTGCCGAACACTTTGCAGGTGCCGGTGTCGACTCTGCTGACCGAGCGCATCGAGCCCGACGTGGTGCTGGTGCGCTCCGCCGGGCTGGAGGTGCTCAGCAGCAACGCCGTCGACCTGCGGATGCTGCGGCGGCTCGACCTGACCTCCTCGGTGCTGGAGGTCTACGACCAGCGGGTGCGGCCCGGCGAGGTCCAGCACTCCCACGGGCACCCCGGCCGCGAGCACGTCGTTGTGACGGAAGGGAAGTTGCGGGTCGGACCGGCGGATGCGCCATACGAGCTGGGGCCGGGGGACTACGTCTGCTTCCCGGCGCAACTGCCGCACACTTACGAGACGGTCGGCGGCCCGGTGACCTCGGTCCTGCTGCTGGAGTACCAAAGCGAGACCGACAGCCCGATGCTCCGCCACCACCCAGGGCTCGGCCAGGTTCGTTGA
- a CDS encoding (2Fe-2S)-binding protein, protein MQPQYPAEFAVEVDGAPVAVRAGQTVAAVLMSIGRTSWRSTRQHARPRGLFCGIGACFDCLLVVNDVPDVRACQRVVAPGDVIRTQHGAELPGGEA, encoded by the coding sequence GTGCAACCGCAGTACCCCGCCGAGTTCGCCGTCGAGGTGGACGGAGCACCGGTCGCGGTGCGAGCCGGGCAGACGGTCGCCGCCGTGCTGATGTCGATCGGTCGCACGTCGTGGCGCAGCACCAGGCAGCACGCGCGGCCGCGCGGGCTGTTCTGCGGCATCGGCGCGTGCTTCGACTGCCTGCTGGTCGTGAACGACGTGCCGGATGTGCGGGCGTGTCAACGAGTTGTGGCACCCGGCGATGTCATCCGTACCCAGCACGGTGCCGAACTGCCGGGGGGAGAGGCATGA
- a CDS encoding GNAT family N-acetyltransferase yields MGGMTEVRTAHTADLDEATRKAARALLWDVFEDDMAEHDWEHCLGGIHTLVWEGDELIGHAAVVQRRLLHADRALRTGYIEGVAVRADRRRRGIAAAMMAELEGVIRRAYDLGALGASDEGAALYEARGWQRWQGPTFALAPTGTQRTEDEDSFIFVFPVEVPLDLTGSLTCDWRDGDAW; encoded by the coding sequence ATGGGTGGTATGACCGAAGTGCGTACGGCGCATACCGCCGACCTCGACGAAGCGACGCGCAAAGCCGCCCGGGCACTGCTCTGGGACGTGTTCGAAGACGACATGGCAGAACACGACTGGGAGCACTGCCTGGGCGGCATCCACACCCTGGTGTGGGAAGGCGACGAGCTGATCGGCCACGCGGCGGTGGTCCAACGGCGTCTCCTGCACGCCGACCGAGCCCTTCGCACGGGCTACATCGAGGGCGTCGCGGTGCGAGCGGACCGACGGCGCCGGGGCATCGCGGCGGCGATGATGGCGGAGCTGGAGGGGGTGATCCGCCGCGCGTACGACCTCGGAGCGCTGGGCGCGAGCGACGAGGGAGCGGCGCTGTACGAGGCGCGGGGCTGGCAGCGTTGGCAGGGGCCGACGTTCGCCCTGGCTCCGACGGGAACTCAACGCACGGAGGACGAAGACAGCTTCATCTTCGTCTTTCCGGTGGAAGTCCCGCTGGACCTGACCGGCTCGTTGACCTGCGACTGGCGTGACGGCGACGCCTGGTAG
- a CDS encoding DUF5753 domain-containing protein, producing the protein MVGERYEEIVGLAYDTDAPQWVATRLPDQKQQLSALVDYEQNASEIIEVAPLLIPGLLQTGSYVRAIMSGGGVPSGEIATRAAIRIGRKDVILRNEPARLRALVGEGALRQVVGDRDTMIEQLRHLSDMSERPNIDLRIVPYRSGWNPSLEGGFLLIKQEKLDPVVALENRRSGLFLHEYDDVTVYEQAVEKITQVALNPTAPAKPPNKTSVAEVVEERGLAKGNTARLTRPGHRAGPGVPHGLDRVREVARRDKEARFTALLHHVDLNRLRAASGRFAHRPRREWTV; encoded by the coding sequence GTGGTCGGGGAGCGATACGAGGAGATCGTCGGCCTTGCCTACGACACCGACGCTCCGCAGTGGGTGGCTACGCGGTTGCCGGACCAGAAGCAACAGCTGTCTGCCCTGGTCGATTACGAACAGAATGCCTCGGAGATCATCGAGGTAGCTCCGCTGCTGATCCCAGGATTGTTGCAGACAGGCAGCTACGTTCGGGCGATCATGTCCGGCGGTGGCGTTCCGTCCGGCGAGATCGCGACGCGAGCGGCGATCAGGATTGGCCGAAAGGACGTCATCCTCCGCAACGAACCGGCTCGCCTGCGTGCATTGGTGGGCGAAGGCGCACTGCGGCAAGTGGTCGGCGATCGCGACACGATGATCGAGCAACTCCGACACCTGAGCGACATGAGCGAGAGGCCGAACATCGACTTGCGGATCGTGCCCTACAGGAGCGGCTGGAACCCGTCTCTGGAGGGTGGATTTCTGCTGATCAAGCAAGAGAAACTTGATCCTGTGGTGGCTTTGGAGAACAGGCGGTCCGGGTTGTTCCTGCACGAGTACGACGACGTGACCGTGTACGAGCAGGCTGTGGAAAAGATAACTCAGGTCGCCTTGAACCCGACGGCCCCTGCGAAGCCGCCGAACAAGACTTCGGTCGCGGAGGTGGTGGAGGAAAGGGGGCTGGCCAAGGGGAACACGGCCAGGCTGACACGTCCCGGACACAGGGCCGGGCCAGGCGTGCCACACGGGCTGGATCGTGTGCGTGAAGTAGCTCGAAGGGACAAGGAAGCGCGGTTCACCGCGCTGCTGCACCACGTCGACCTGAATCGTCTTCGGGCGGCCTCTGGGCGATTCGCCCACAGGCCGCGCCGGGAGTGGACGGTGTGA
- the ltrA gene encoding group II intron reverse transcriptase/maturase: MRWEDYGQELEANLRDLLVRVHSGAYRASPSRRVYIPKADGRQRPLGIATLEDKILQRAVVEVLGAVYEVDFLGFSYGFRPGRGPHYALDALSVGISRKKVNWVLDADIREFFTNLDHHWLVKFLEHRIADQRVLRLIGKWLSAGVIENGELSETSEGAPQGASASPLLANVYLHYVFDLWAQWWRSRYARGDMIIVRFADDFVAGFEYQEDAQRFLAGLRERFAKFGLELHPDKTRLIEFGRHAARARAARGVGKPETFDFLGFTHICGKTRTGRFWVKRKTISKRMRANLAEVKDQLKREQERKGVPLLATLEQFLSAGRRPRAAANALGIHVNTLYQRLTTIDSLLGPHWRDGERALELHLVLHLGQGSRLLDQGVPRTP; encoded by the coding sequence GTGAGGTGGGAGGACTATGGGCAGGAGTTGGAGGCCAACCTCCGGGACCTGCTCGTGCGGGTTCACAGCGGCGCTTACCGGGCGAGTCCGTCGCGGCGCGTATACATCCCGAAGGCGGATGGGCGGCAACGGCCGTTGGGCATCGCCACGTTGGAGGACAAGATCCTCCAACGGGCCGTTGTCGAGGTGCTGGGCGCCGTCTACGAGGTGGACTTCCTGGGTTTTTCTTATGGGTTCCGGCCAGGACGCGGCCCGCATTACGCGTTGGACGCGCTCTCGGTCGGGATTTCGCGGAAGAAGGTGAACTGGGTGCTCGACGCGGATATCCGCGAGTTCTTCACCAATCTTGATCATCATTGGCTGGTGAAGTTCTTGGAGCACCGGATTGCGGATCAGCGGGTCCTGCGTCTGATCGGCAAGTGGTTGAGCGCAGGGGTCATCGAGAACGGGGAACTGTCGGAGACCTCGGAGGGAGCACCGCAAGGGGCATCGGCATCGCCGCTGCTCGCGAACGTCTACCTCCATTACGTCTTCGACTTGTGGGCCCAGTGGTGGAGGAGCCGCTATGCGCGCGGTGACATGATCATTGTGCGTTTCGCGGACGACTTCGTCGCGGGATTCGAGTATCAGGAGGACGCGCAGCGTTTCCTTGCTGGTCTTCGCGAGCGGTTCGCGAAGTTTGGTTTGGAGCTGCACCCCGACAAAACCCGGTTGATCGAGTTCGGTCGGCACGCCGCCCGAGCCCGAGCGGCGCGGGGTGTCGGGAAGCCCGAGACGTTCGATTTCCTTGGATTCACGCACATCTGCGGTAAAACGAGGACCGGGCGGTTCTGGGTGAAGCGTAAGACCATCTCGAAACGGATGCGGGCGAACCTGGCTGAGGTCAAAGACCAGCTCAAGCGCGAGCAGGAGCGCAAGGGTGTGCCCCTCCTCGCCACGCTGGAGCAGTTCCTGTCCGCAGGACGCCGCCCCCGTGCGGCGGCCAATGCGCTCGGCATCCACGTCAACACCCTCTACCAGCGCCTGACCACGATCGACTCGTTGCTCGGCCCGCACTGGCGCGACGGTGAAAGAGCGCTCGAACTGCACCTCGTCCTTCACCTCGGGCAGGGCTCCCGGCTGCTCGATCAGGGCGTACCGCGAACGCCCTGA
- a CDS encoding metal-dependent hydrolase family protein codes for MRLAGATVVDGTGNGPVEGLAVDVKDGRIVEQPAEPASRSDVVDCGGLTIVPGLIDAHVHLGLSSHIDDALAYRISVAELAADMFDNCRRTLHAGFTTVRDTGGIDSGLAGVVASGKIPGPHIIHCGPVLCQTAGHGYQGAEWEPTSLWHQHDILGLRFVSLPGDGPDEVRKNAREAFGRGASFLKMCVTGGVVSRHDKLSDTQFTVEEIAAAVAEADARGTYVTVHAHNNAGIRNAVAAGVRCIEHGTLIDTETAALLAEHDVALVPTLSVVRQLTASTTDAGLPDSMRERLDGVYQGMVNAVEMARRAGVRVGLGTDLIGPNQDRRGLELLIRAQIESPQLALEAATRVNAEILGIADEVGTIEPGKRADLVAFSGNPLEEPALFEDPDAVVLVVQNGKIVKDLR; via the coding sequence ATGCGACTCGCAGGAGCGACCGTCGTCGACGGAACCGGGAACGGGCCCGTCGAGGGTCTGGCCGTCGATGTGAAGGACGGCCGGATCGTCGAACAGCCGGCCGAACCCGCTTCGCGCTCTGACGTCGTCGACTGTGGCGGCCTCACGATCGTTCCGGGGCTGATCGACGCACACGTCCATCTCGGTCTCTCCAGCCACATCGACGATGCGCTCGCGTACCGGATATCGGTGGCGGAGCTGGCTGCCGACATGTTCGACAACTGTCGTCGGACGCTCCACGCCGGATTCACCACGGTCCGCGACACCGGGGGGATCGACTCGGGGCTGGCGGGAGTGGTGGCGAGCGGCAAGATCCCGGGCCCGCACATCATCCACTGCGGACCGGTGCTCTGCCAGACCGCGGGTCACGGATACCAGGGGGCGGAATGGGAACCGACCTCGCTGTGGCACCAGCACGACATTCTCGGGCTGCGGTTCGTCTCGCTCCCCGGTGACGGCCCCGACGAGGTCCGCAAGAACGCCCGTGAGGCATTCGGCCGAGGGGCGAGCTTCCTCAAGATGTGTGTGACGGGTGGCGTCGTCTCACGCCACGACAAGCTGAGTGACACCCAGTTCACGGTCGAGGAGATCGCCGCGGCTGTCGCCGAGGCCGACGCACGCGGCACCTACGTGACGGTGCACGCCCACAACAACGCGGGCATCCGCAACGCGGTCGCCGCGGGCGTCCGGTGCATCGAACACGGAACCCTGATCGACACCGAGACGGCCGCCCTGCTCGCAGAGCACGACGTCGCGCTCGTCCCCACCCTGTCCGTCGTGCGCCAGCTGACGGCAAGCACCACTGACGCAGGCCTGCCGGACTCCATGAGAGAGCGGCTCGACGGCGTGTATCAGGGAATGGTGAACGCCGTCGAGATGGCGCGCCGCGCGGGTGTCCGGGTGGGGCTCGGCACAGATCTGATCGGTCCGAATCAGGACCGGCGCGGACTCGAGCTCCTCATCCGAGCCCAGATCGAGAGCCCTCAGCTGGCACTCGAAGCGGCGACGAGGGTGAACGCCGAGATCCTCGGGATCGCCGACGAGGTCGGAACGATCGAACCGGGGAAGCGCGCCGACCTGGTGGCCTTCTCCGGGAACCCGCTGGAAGAGCCCGCGTTGTTCGAGGATCCCGATGCGGTCGTCCTCGTCGTCCAGAACGGGAAGATCGTGAAGGACCTGCGCTGA